The segment GTAGGACTGGTTTTATttgttccttaaatatttgaaagaatttacGAGTTGTGCCATCTAGGCCTGGAGTTTTCTCTGTaggaagtgttttttgtttttgtttttgtttgttcacaaCAAATTTAATTTACTGAATAGATATGGGGctattctgggtatttatttattcttgaatgggttttggtagtttgtgtatCTTAAAGAATTTGTCTATCTCATCTACGTGGATGACCTTATTGGCATaaagtttataatattttcttagtattcatttcatatgtatataatctATAGTGATGAAttccctatctatctatcatatctctccctctccctctctcccctccctatTGATTGATAGGTATCACCTAGTGGTTCTTTTCCCTGGAGAACcatagagatagatatatagaccATATGGTTCCCTGGAGAACcatagagatagatatatatagatatatagatatatagatatatagatatctctatagatagataatagagattCGGGGACCAAGAGTGATTGTAGAGGGACAAGATGTTAaggatgaatttcttttttttttatatatgtttttatttatttttgagaaggaggagagaaagacagagcatgagtggggggaggggcagagagagagggagacacagaatcccaagcaggctccaggctccgagccatcagcacagagcccgacgtggggctcgaacccaccaaccgtgaggtcatgccctgaactgaagtccgacgtttaactgaccgagtcccccaggcgccccaaagatgagTTTTCTGAATTGGTGCTGGGGTTTCTGGAATCCTCTCTCCAGTTTCAAGACGTGACTGGCTCTCCAGTAGCAAACGCAGCACAAGAGTCCACGGCGGGACCTGCCCACAGGGACGCACGAGATACCTACAGCCTGTCGTCAGCCACTGACATGAAACCAGGATCTAAATGACTCCCAACATTCTGGAAAACTGAGGTCTACAGCGACGTTGCTTGGCTGCTCCTAACGTTGTTGGACGGAGTGGTTCAGGGAAAGGATGAGTCAAGAACCTGAATTCCCGGCCTCAGAGCCGCTGTGTGCGCCCCGCCCGGACGACGGACGGACAGCCTTCTCCCTACTGCGCCAGGGCTGACGCCGAAGAAGACCGGCGGGGACTCTCACCCCGGAACTGGCTGAACTACAATGTCCGCTGAGCCCCCAGCCGCGTGGGGCATCTGCCGCTACGTGAGGGCACTGACTGCGAAGGCTGGCACCCTGTGCGTGGACTCGGAGGCGGGCGGGGAGACCCCGAAGAAGCTGGGGATGCGGCGTCCCTAAATTCCGTCGCTTCTCTTCCGTGCGAAAGGCCTCGCCTCCCCCAGTGGGCAGGGACCTTCCCCGCTCCCTCGAGGGGTgaaccctgccctgccccaggcgGCTGCTCCTCAGGACCCAGCCCACCGCCCCTCCTGGCTTCCAGAGCCAAACCTGGACTCAAGCCCCGGCAGGCCCCGAAGGGGAGGCACCAAGCGTGACTCACGAGAAGGTGATCCTCACCTTCTAACCACACAGCACAAGTGTGGGGAGCGCGTGTGGGACCGGGTGCTGACGGGTCGGGGTGGCGCTGGGAGGGATGCGGCTGGACCGGGCCGGGTTTCTGGGTTTAACCGTGCAGCCTGGGCGCCGAGGAGGGGCTCTCACAGTCTGGTGGGCCGGAACGCGGACCAGAAGACGGTGTGCTCAGAGTGGCCCAGAGAGGCCGGCCTCCCTTGGTCGAAGGCGTAGGAGATTGGAAAGTGGGAGTGTGTTCGTCATTTGAGATGTGCTCACCCCCGCAATGCAAGGGGGCACAAGACACGACTTTTTCGGAactgtgtgggggggggagatcCGTGGTCACTCTTCTCCGCAGGCCACGCCCCCTGGGTCGTGGGGGCATGGGGGGCTCCAGCCTCTGACCCGGGAACCTGCATGCGGTGAGGGCAGTCGGATCCCAGGGAGCAGGGGCTGAGCGGCGGGGTTCGGCCACCCCAGGCCAGCTGGGCATGGGTCCCGGGACGGACGGTGGAGTCCGGGTGGCCCTCAACACAGTGTGGGTCGCAGCGAGGAGCGGTGATGGCGGGGGGATCACAGCATTCCTAGCGGGGAATAGAGGGGATGCCCACGGAATCCACACTCGATCGTATGAGCAGAAACGTCCTGGGTCAAGCAGGCAAACGTCCCACCTGAATCCCGACAAGAGAgacacccgccccctcccccctccgccccccctcctcccacctccctctcccccctccgccccgggTCAGCTCCGAGACCAGAGCCAGTTCACGGCCCCAGACCCCGTGCTTGGAGGGAGGACCCCGGGCACGGCTGCGCACGTCCGCTGGCCACCTTGTCCCCGCCTTCCGCAAAGGACCTGTGGCGTTTACCAGGGTGATGGTGCCccgggggagggaaagaagcaggctctggggggCACGGGGCCCTGGCTCTGGTCCGACCCCGATTCCCAGAGGCCCCAGACGTCCCTGTAACCAACAGTCGGGGCTCACGGGGGCCCATGGACTTCTAGCCCAGGGCCACCTCGCACTGGGGCCAGCGGGTCCCCCCCCCCAGTGCGCGGCCTCCTCTCCAGCTCCCGGAAGCGTAATGGGAGTTGACATGCTCGGCAGCTGGCAGCTCCCCACGTGGGCTCCCCACTGTGGAGGGAGGGCCATCGTGGCGGGACAGGCCCAGGGGAGCCTCCGGAACCACGTGGCCCCAGGACGAGAGTCCACGCACAGCAACGCCGAGTTCCCGGGGGCCGTGTAGACGCTGAGCCTCCACCCGGGACTTGAAGGCCGCGGGCGGTGATTCCCGGCTTGTCCCCATCCCCCTTGCTGGCCGGGGCCCGTgcgggaggcaggagggtctTGGAGGGCGGGTGGCAGCCGATGATCGTGAGCGCAGTGGGGTGGTGACTCCGGGGCTGTACCCGAGGTGGGTTCGTTGCTGGAGGAAGTCAAGGCCCCTGCACTTGCCGGGCGGCCATTGACCAGGCCACTGCCTTTTCCTCCGTCCCCGtcagggaggcctccagaggcAGTTTGCTTTCAGCTGGAAAGGCTGCAGtgcaccacccctgccccccatagGGGCAGACCCGACTTGTGTCACAGCCGGACTCACGCGGACATCTGTCCCCttccccgtccccgtccccgcgCCATCACGCTGTGGCATCGCGTCGGTGCCATCCCTCTGTGGGACCCAGTGAGCAAGAGGTGAGACCCGCCCGGGACTTAGTGGCACAGCACATTCACGCCAGACGGTGGGACCTCCATCGGACAGAAGTTCAGGGCCTGCTACTCCAGCAAGACTTTCAGGGGCCCCGGGGTGCGGGGCACGTCGAGATGCGTCATCTACGGTGGAGGACAAATCGTCGGGCCCGGCCTCTCCTACGGCCAAAACAGAGGCACCGAGCCCAGTGGGGTGTTACTGAGCCCACTGCTAAGGGCCCCCGAGAGCTGCCAGGTTTGAGGGGGGCCCAGAAAAGAGCCGGCTGTGTGGTAGGTGCAGGCGCGTGCAAACTCTGTGCAGCTGGGACCCGCACAGCCGATGGGGCCTGAAGTGCCAGTGTGGACAGAGGTGCCTTCGGAGCCCTGGGCAGCCAGCCGGCCTTGGCGGGTGAAGTCCGTGCTGCTGGGCCACACAtcacctccctctctgccaccacGGCCCCTTTGCTCACGGCCCAGCGGGCACTGGCAGGGCTGGCTGGCATCCACGGAGCGGGTCATCCTACCCACCTGATTGTGAAACCCTCTGCCGAGCTCCCGCTTTGGTGGGCATTCGCTCGGGGCACAAGTATCCATAGCTTTGCCTGGCCACATGCCTCTTCCCCAAATTCCTTTGTCATCGGTCTCCCAGTCGTGGTCCTTCCAAGTCCCTGACCCTCCAGCCAGACTGGCCACGGCCCACGAATCGGTGCGTAACCTCACGTCCGGCCCTCCTCCTTCCGGGCAGGGGGCATGGCCGGGTGTGCTGCCCACGGTTCTGCTCCCCGGGAGGATGTCCCCTCCCCGGGCCCTCCAGGGATGTCCAGCGAGGGGCTGCAGTGGGCCAGCGCCTGTCCAGTCTGCCAGCGGCCGAGACCCACACGGAGCCCTCACGCGGCACCATTCCCGGGGCGACCGGCCAGCCACCTGCCGGCAGGCGGATTGCACCTCACAGCTTCCGTCACGGAAACGGCAGGGCTGTCCCTACTGGAAGAGACACTCTTTCGGGACACAGATTTGCCTTCTGTGTATGCTGTGTTCCACCCAAGTGACATCGTGGACTTCCAGGATGCCTCATCCGCCCTCGTGGTGTTCCGCCAGCAGAGCTTTGACCCAGCAACTCGCTCCACCGCAAACGAAGCGTGGCCTTGGGTCCACGCTCACATGGTGGGTCTCGCCACAGCTCCCGCCAACTGTAGCAGCTGCCATGACAGAACAGTGGCTCCATTACGGCCCCGGTGAGATGGCAATGCCCGCCAGGGCTGGGACAGGCTTCTCTCGAAGGCCGTGCGTGCTCTGAGTCAGTGTCCAGCATGCGGGGCTGTGTCTcccagagccaggattcaaggGCCCAGGAATCAAGGGGTAGAAACGGCAGGGGCCCCACTCACTACCAGGGACCCACTAGCAAAATGTTTGCGTCCCGTCCCCATGACCTTATGCTCACTGCCTAAGGTCTTAGCCGCAGAGGGAGGTCTTCCATCAGAAGACACAACAATGGGTCCACTGGACTGGCCGCTCAGACTGCCACCTGGCCACCCTGGGCCCCTCATGCCCCTGAATCaacaggcagggaagggaggtaTTGTGTCGTCGGGAGTGACTGATCCTGACAGCCAGGGGACACGGGATCGCTGCTCCACAGTGGGGTAAGGAAGGAAGAGCGTGTCTGGAACACAGCAGAGCCTATAGGGCGTCTCTTAGTGGTACCACCCCTGGGATTGAGGTCAATGGAAAACTACGACGGCCCAACCCAGGGAGGACCAGCAATGGTCCAGACCCTCCAGGAAGGAAGCGCCGAGTGGCTCCACCAGGTTAAGAACCACAACCATCTGGGGTGCTTGCTGAGGGCACAGGGAGTGCAGGCGGAGGGGGCAGTGGAAGAAGGGAGCTACAAACACCAGCGATGACCACAGGACCTAAAAGTGAGGACTGTAACGGTCACGAGCATTTCCTCCTGATTcctgtgaatgtgtgtgtttgttttctctcctctcttgtcCCCTTATCACGAAACATAAGATATATTGACTTCCTGTCCTAAGGACTGAGGGCTGTTAATTTCACGTCCCAGTATTTAGGAATCAGCCTCCCAGTGGAATTATGAGCTCGTCAGTGTCTTTATTCGCACATTCAGTGTGGCTTAAAGAAATGGTACAGGTGCCAGGTTGGTAAGACGTTAGTGTTGTGCGTCAGGGCGACCGGCTGCAGGGGGCCCGGACTGGACATCACTTCTGGGGGCGTCCGGAGGGCGTCTCTGGACACACGAGCTGGCATCCGTGGACTCAGGACCACAGACAGCCTTCCCCAGTGCGGGGGGACCTCACCGGGTTCCCCTCGAGGCCTGGGCAGACCAGAAGGCGGAGGAAGGAGGAAGTTGCCCCTTTGCCCGCCTCCCCCCTTGAGCTGGGACGTCTCCTCTCGTCTCCTCCGGCCCTCACACTGGGACTCTCACGGCCGGCTCCCTGGTTCTCCGGCCTTCGGGCTCGGACTGAACCACCGCACCAGCCTTCCCGGGCCCCCGGCCTGCGGACGGCAGACGGTGGGGCATCCCGGGCTTCCTGAGCACGTGAGTCAGTCTGTGACTCCTACCGCTGTGTCTCTGGAGAGCCCTGATGGTGCATCAGTGGACCCGAAGCTTGAGCGTCTGGATGTATTTCATTTCCCACAGCTCCCACTTCCCCTGCAGCCGGATTCCAGAAGCCTCCTGGCTCCCGAGTGACCTGAACACACAGATGGGGCACAGGAGAGGGCTGCAGCCTGATCTGTGTGCTTGGGGAAGGTGCCAGCCTGGCCCAGCTGGGCTCCCAGCCTCCCAACCCATGACCTGACCCAGAGAACGTAACTGGGAGGCCAGAACCTCTGCAAGGGCTGAGATAAAGCGAGGCAGCAGCCTCAGCTGTGTGCGGGGCGAGTGGGGAGCCCGGGCCAAACCAGGCGGTGGTCACCCCTCTGCTGTAGCCCCCACACAGCCCAGTCCAATCTCACGATGGGGACGGCCCAGGGAGTCCACACAGCCCCGTAGCTCCAATGACTGCCCGCAAGCTGAGAACAGTTTTCAGTGACCGCTTTTAGGcggtcaaaaacaaaacaaaacaaaacaaaacaaaacaaaacaaaataaaatgcacactCATTACCTACCATCAAAAACTTATTACAAAACCCAGAAAGTGatgagtgttggtgaggacgtggaaaAATCAGGGACCCTCCCGTGCCATCGGTGGGAACTTAAGAGGGGGCAGCGGCTGTGgacacagtgtggaggttcctcggGACGCTTCACATAGAATTACCACGTGAGCAGCAGTCCTAATGCTGGACGTCCCCCCAGGAGAAGTGACGGCAGCGTCTTGGAGAGACGTGCGCGTACATGTTCACAGCGGCGTTATTCACAACCGTGAAAACGTGGaggcaccccaagtgtccacGATGGACAAACGGATAAACAAACCGTGGCCCGTCCACATAGACGTGTGGCCGTGgtccggcacagagcccgacgcggggctcgaactcacggacggtgacgtcgtgacctgagccgaagtcggacgctcaaccggctgagccacccaggcccccccccccacagtccATTCTAAAACAGCTGCACCATCTCAGAAAGAAACCCCGTTCTCTTAGGTTGTCTTCTGGGAATCGGAGCCCagctgggaagggcagggtgAAGGCCACGTGGAGACCCAGCCACGCAGCAGGCGGCAGGCCACGCCAGCAGAGGCACCACCAGAGTCCTCAGAAATGAGGAATCGTTGGGAAGGCGGCCAGAACCTGGGGAGTCTGTCGCGTGGGGACAGGTAAGTGGAGGTCTCCCGGCCCCAGAGGCTGAACACAAGTCCAGGCGAGGGCTGTCAGGAGCCGGATTGCGGGCCTCTGGGGTTTTCCCTGCTGGCTTCGACCTGCTTTCGTCTCTGGCTGGGGGCTGCTGActgtcggggaagggcagaggggctctggagagagagcacgagccaaGCCTTCTGTCCCGGACAGGGAGGATGGTTGGGCCACTTGGAGTCAGGGGTCTGGGCCCTGACTTCGACCTGGATTGCTGCGCTGGCCAGAGGTGTGACTGCAGACACAGCCTGGGTCCTCACTGAGTCACTTCCTCCCGAGACGAATGGGGCCCGTCCCCACCTGGCTCCAGGCAGGTGCTAGCCTCTAGGTCCTGCCCCAGAGCAGGAAGGCCAAACCGACCTGCCAGGAGCTCCTCAGAGTAACTGGAGCCAGTGGACACCCACAAGGCCCTGGGGccttgtgggggggaggggggctccctgGGGAGGAATCCAGGGCCTCTCCCCAGCCAGACGGGAAGTGGCTCCTGGCAGAACTCCCTTCCCAGCAGACCTGTCCCAGGAGGATCTGGTCACCTTGCGCAAAAGCCAGCGGGCCGCGGCCTCCTGAGGGCACAGCCACTTGGCGGGCATGCCCCTGCCGTGGGACAGAACAAACCTTTCCATTGAGGGCGCATGCTGCACACTTCCGTGGTGCTTGTCCCTAAATGTCTTCCCATCTGTCAGGGAGAAactctcctgtccctcctcccttggGAGACCAGTCTCTGCCCTGGTGTGGGGCAGCTGTCCGGAAACCTTCCTTCCCCTGGCAGCCCAATCTCAGTccctgggctggggagagagagggagaccccagccaggggcggggcaggggcggggggcagaggaagCCAGAAGGGTGGCACTGAGGGAAAAGGCGTGAGGGCCAGGATAGCGGGTTGGCACCAAGGGTGAGCAGGCAGGAGCCTAAGAGGCCAGAGAGGCAGAACGTGGGGGAAggttgtggggggcaggggggagagatgCTAAAGGGAAGACGCCGCGGGGCCAGGCTGACGGCCGCCCGGGGCCTCAGGGGCCAGTGCAaacctccaggccctgggcttccAGCCTCCGCAAGCCCGGGGGCACATGGAAACCACAGGCAAAGGAAAGGGTGTGCGTGCAGGGATGGTGGAAGGCGTCCCAGGAGCCTGAACTCCCCACCCCAGCACGCCACTCCTCCAATCCCGCCCTGCCCCAAGGGCGcatcaccctctccctctgcccgccgAGGAACACGTAGGTGGGCGGCCAGGGACCAAGCGTGCTTGCGGGGAGCGGGCCACCCCGGCGGCGCGGGGAGAGGCCTGGCAGCACCAAGCTTTGTTAGCGACGCTCGGGGAGCCACGCGCCGGGCGTACGCGCTTCCTCCCGGGGGCGGGGCGTGGGACCGCGCCCTCCGCGATTGGCCGGCCTGCCGGCCGGCGATTGGCTGAcaccccggcccccgcccccagggACGCGGgtcgggtggggtggggggcgcggggcCCCAAGGCTCGGCGCGTGCTGCCCTCGGGGGTCTCGCGCGCCTCCGGGACGGCCGCGCCTCCATCGAGGCCACGCCCTCCTCCCCAAGGCGCGCGCTGCGCGTGCGAAAGATCAACAGCTCCGGGGATAGTGGGCTACGCGTGGGATGGGATGAGGGTCCCCGACGGTTTCACGCGGGACCTGTGGACACGGCTGAGGTGGCGGGGGTCGCACCGGGGACCTGCAGACAGCGCCCGGAGGTCGGGCGGGGGTGAGGGGCGCACACGGGACCTGCGCACTGCGTCTCGGGGGGCGCACTGAGCACCTGTTGGGAGCTGGGGGCCCGCTGGGGACCTGCAGACTCCGCCCGGGGAGGACGGGGTAGGGGACGCGCTCACGGCGGCGTGGTGTTTGCAGGTTTGTATGCGCAAGGGGGAGGGCGAAGCGTGGCAGGAGGGCGAGGCGAGGGAAGGAGGGCGTGAGaaaggaggcggcggcggcgcggaggAGGGTTATCTATACATTTAAAACCAAACCGCCTGCGCCGCGCTGGGGAGACCTGGGGAGCGTCCGACCGCACGCGCGGGACACGAGCGCCCCACGCTCCCAGGCGCGCACGGCCTGCCACCTCTTGGCCCCCTGCGCCCCGCTCTCCTTGGGCCCCTGACGACCCGGGACGCGTACCTTGGCGAATCGCTCCGCGGCACAACGCCCGGGGCCCTCTCGGGGTTGTATCGTCCTCCCACCGACTCCCGTTCCTCTGTCCGCCCCACCTGCTGCGCGCGGGGACTCGGAGGAATCGCGCGGCGAGTGGATGCGGGCGCGATGGACAGCGGCGCACCGCTCCGGCCCGCGCCCCCCGTGCCTGGTGTCTCCGGCGGCTGCGCCGCTCGGCGGCGACCCACATCCCCACCACTGCTGCGCTGCAGCCGGCGGCGACGGCCGGGCGCATCGGAGACCGGGGGCGGCGCGGCGGCTGTGGCGCGGCGCAACGAGCGCGAGCGCAACCGCGTGAAGCTGGTGAACTTGGGGTTCCAGGCGCTGCGGCAGCACGTGCCGCACGGCGGCGCCAGCAAGAAGCTGAGTAAGGTGGAGACACTGCGCTCAGCCGTGGAGTACATCCGCGCGTTGCAAGGCCTGCTGGCGGAGCACGATGCCGTGCGCGCCGCGCTGGCCGAGGGGCTGCTGGCACCAACAGCCGCGCGGCCCCCCGCATCCAGCGGGCCTCCCGGgacccccgccgccgccgccgccgcctcgcctTCCTGCGCCTCGTCGTCCCCGGGCCGCGGGGGCAGCTCGGAGCCCGGTTCGCCGCGCTCCGCCTACTCCTTGGACGACAGCGGCTGCGAGGGCGCGCTTAGCCCCGTGGAGCGCGAGCTGCTCGACTTCTCCAGCTGGTTAGGGGGCTACTGAGCGCCCTGTCCCCGAGGTAACCTCCGGCGGCGGGGAAGACGGGGGTCGCAGCAGGGGCAGCCGGGCGGGGTGGAGGGGACAGCCCCGCCGCACGCACCCCCGAGAGCAGCGGAGCCCAGCGCCA is part of the Felis catus isolate Fca126 chromosome D1, F.catus_Fca126_mat1.0, whole genome shotgun sequence genome and harbors:
- the ASCL2 gene encoding achaete-scute homolog 2; amino-acid sequence: MDSGAPLRPAPPVPGVSGGCAARRRPTSPPLLRCSRRRRPGASETGGGAAAVARRNERERNRVKLVNLGFQALRQHVPHGGASKKLSKVETLRSAVEYIRALQGLLAEHDAVRAALAEGLLAPTAARPPASSGPPGTPAAAAAASPSCASSSPGRGGSSEPGSPRSAYSLDDSGCEGALSPVERELLDFSSWLGGY